A stretch of Linepithema humile isolate Giens D197 chromosome 3, Lhum_UNIL_v1.0, whole genome shotgun sequence DNA encodes these proteins:
- the GlyRS gene encoding glycine--tRNA ligase has product MQLFKRSLYHIARGVAAHVSSNLQLANLSKSITTKSSVLHDFSRWGTRKANRKVKIALTFDIMDSKIEETLAPLRARVKEQGDYVRKLKSDGAPELDIKKAVAELKLRKKVLEDKELSLASNNVTFDRARMEDLLKRRFFLDQSFAIYGGITGQYDFGPMGCSLKTNLIQAWRNFFVLAEQMLEVDCSILTPEAVLKASGHVERFADLMVKDVKTGECFRLDHLIKAHLEKVICDKKTNEKTREECRDIIIKLDGMTKDEMNAVLLKYNMKSPVSGNDLTEPIEFNLMFGTQIGPSGLIKGFLRPETAQGIFVNFKRLLAFNQERLPFAAAQIGNAFRNEISPRSGLIRVREFTMAEIEHFCDPNDKSHSKFETIKNTSMLLYSACNQMDGKSAQRVTIGEAVSSGLVANETLGYFMARIYQFLLKVGIDSNRLRFRQHMSNEMAHYACDCWDAECLTSYGWIECVGCADRSAYDLTQHTKATGVKLVAEKKLPAPKTVDVCEIVPNKVLIGKTFKKDSKAVQDALAALGENEIVSLEKILNENGEQELVLPNDTVVKITKDMIEVKRYQKIVHVEDIIPSVIEPSFGIGRIMYALFEHNFRTREGDEKRTYFALPPIIAPLKCSVLPLSGNDEFVSFVKELSENLTKADVSHKVDDSSGSIGRRYARTDEIAIPFGITIDFDTLKTPHSATLRDRDSMGQVRINLDELPGVVRDLSYGRTTWIEVEAKYPKFEQQESTEP; this is encoded by the exons ATGCAGCTGTTTAAGCGCAGTCTATATCACATTGCACGTGGAGTAGCAGCGCATGTGTCTAGCAATCTTCAACTCGCCAATTTATCTAAAAGCATTACAACTAAATCGTCCGTCCTGCACGATTTTAGCCGGTGGGGCACAAGAAAGGCAAATAGAAAAGTGAAAATTGCTCTCACATTTGATATAATGGATTCTAAAATCGAGGAAACTCTTGCACCACTTCGTGCAAGAGTTAAAGAACAG gGTGATTATGTACGAAAACTGAAATCTGATGGTGCTCCAGagttagatataaaaaaggCTGTTGCTGAATTAAAACTACGTAAAAAGGTACTGGAAGATAAAGAACTATCACTTGCTTCTAACAATGTAACATTTGACAGAGCAAGAATGGAAGATCTCTTGAAACGTAGATTCTTCCTGGATCAATCTTTTGCGATTTACGGCGGTATTACTGGTCAATATGATTTTGGACCCATGGGTTGTTCGTTAAAGACAAACTTGATACAAGCTTGGAGAAACTTCTTTGTGTTGGCGGAACAGATGCTGGAAGTTGATTGCTCTATTTTGACCCCAGAGGCGGTGCTCAAGGCGTCTGGCCACGTAGAACGGTTTGCTGATTTAATGGTAAAGGATGTGAAGACCGGTGAATGCTTTCGGCTGGATCATTTGATCAAGGCACATTTAGAAAAAGTAATTTGTGACAAGAAAACGAACGAAAAAACGCGTGAGGAGTGTAGAGATATTATCATCAAGCTGGATGGTATGACAAAGGACGAGATGAACGCAGTTctgttgaaatataatatgaaatcgCCTGTTTCTGGTAACGACTTGACGGAACCAATAGAATTCAATTTGATGTTCGGCACACAGATCGGCCCATCGGGGCTTATAAAAGGTtttttgagaccagaaacagcTCAAGGTATCTTCGTGAATTTCAAAAGATTACTGGCATTTAATCAGGAGCGATTGCCATTTGCTGCTGCACAAATTGGCAACGCTTTCAGGAATGAGATCTCGCCACGATCCGGGCTCATACGTGTCCGGGAGTTCACTATGGCGGAAATCGAGCATTTTTGCGATCCAAATGACAAAAGTCATTCCAAGTTTGAGACGATCAAGAATACAAGTATGCTGTTGTACTCGGCTTGCAATCAGATGGACGGCAAAAGCGCTCAACGTGTTACCATAGGAGAGGCTGTCTCATCTGGGTTGGTGGCAAATGAAACGTTGGGTTATTTCATGGCCagaatttatcaatttttgctGAAGGTCGGCATTGATTCAAACCGTTTACGTTTTCGTCAACATATGAGTAACGAAATGGCGCATTACGCTTGTGACTGTTGGGACGCTGAATGCTTGACCTCTTATGGGTGGATAGAGTGCGTAGGTTGTGCTGACCGCTCCGCTTACGATTTAACGCAGCATACCAAAGCTACCGGTGTTAAATTGGtagcggaaaaaaaattgcctgCTCCAAAAACAGTGGACGTTTGCGAAATTGTGCCGAATAAAGTGTTGATTGGCAAAACGTTTAAGAAGGATAGCAAAGCTGTTCAAGATGCGCTAGCGGCATTAGGTGAAAATGAAATTGTATCGTTGGAGAAAATTCTTAATGAGAATGGAGAACAGGAGTTAGTACTGCCCAATGATACTGTTGTGAAGATTACTAAGGATATGATAGAAGTGAAGCGATATCAAAAAATCGTTCATGTGGAAGATATTATACCTTCGGTAATTGAACCTTCCTTTGGCATTGGTCGTATCATGTATGCTCTGTTTGAGCACAACTTCCGGACGAGAGAAGGTGACGAGAAGAGGACATATTTTGCCTTGCCACCAATAATAGCACCATTAAAGTGTTCAGTTTTACCGCTCAGTGGAAATGATGAGTTCGTGTCGTTTGTAAAGGAATTAT cgGAAAATCTTACCAAGGCAGATGTTTCACATAAAGTGGATGATTCTTCTGGCAGCATAGGACGTAGATATGCTCGTACTGATGAAATAGCGATACCATTCGGTATTACTATTGATTTCGACACCTTGAAGACGCCGCACAGTGCAACACTCAGGGACAGAGACAGCATGGGACAAGTCCGGataaat ctCGACGAACTGCCTGGTGTAGTAAGAGATCTTTCATATGGAAGGACTACTTGGATAGAAGTAGAGGCAAAATATCCCAAATTTGAACAACAAGAATCAACAGAACCGTAG